The Cyclobacterium amurskyense genome contains the following window.
AACTACCGGGCACTTTAGCAGCTACTCTTACCAAGACCTCTCCTGTAGCAAACTCTTTTTCACCAGCCAGAGAATTGATTTGATTCTGAAGGTTGTTTTTCTCTTCAAGTAATTTCTTAATCGTACTGTTCCTTTCGATAGTTTGCAGTTTTAAGGCAGTGAGTTGATTGCCATAATATTCAGCAGCCTGTTTGAGAGTGGCCACATTTAGGGTTTCGTTTTTACCTCCTATCAATCGGTTGGTTTGGAGAAAAGTGATCTCCTCTTGGGCGATGGACAAAAAAGTGTTTTCCAATTCGATCTTTTCATTGATTTGTTCAAGGTCTTTGTCCAGCTTAAGAAGCTCCTCAGACCTTACCGATTTATCCAGAAAGTTTTGCTGGTGATTAATGCCCAAGACAGTCAACTCATCTCCAGCTTTTAGCTGTATGCTTTTGGGAGCTATAAAAGGGGAGAGGTTGGTAAATTTGACAATGGATTCCCCTTTAGTCAATTGGACTGTTTCCTTTCGTAGCACCTGTGCACCTTTTAGAAAGACGGTGGCTTCTACCACCTTGGATTTGACTTCTTTTTCAGGTATTTCCTGAGCGAAAGATTGATTATAAACCAGGAAGAACAAAAGGATGGACAAAGCTTTCATAAATATTGGATTGAATTGTTTTTATACAAATAGGATAAGTGAGCTTCTAAAAAAATGGTTTGTTGCGATGTTTTGCAAAAGAAAACACATTGCTTTTCGCTACTTACTTTTCCTATACGAGGCAGATACAATAAAAGTCACAAATCAGGCCAAAAATCTTAAAGCGGAAAAATGTAATGAAAGTAAATTCAAAATGGATTAAATTAAATGGTAAAGACTAATTTTAAATTAATAGAGCTATATAAAATTTTACCCTAAAATAAATGTCTAGACACTAGCATCTTTTACCTTTTCTTAACTATTTTGAATGAATAAATCAATTCAGTAAATCGCTGGGAATTGTAGAAAAAGAATTGGTTCACAACAGGTTATTCGCCTCAATTACTACTTATAAGTAAACCATGGGAAAGGAAAAATATTCAATCGGCTTTATTTTCATTATGCTATGCCTTTGTCCGTTAATGGCAAAGGCTCAGGAAGATAAAGCGGTCCGCCAGGAATACTTGAGGGAGTTGATTCTATTGCAGGAAAAACCTTCCAGCCATGATAGCTTTGTTAGTTTACATGACCTTACCTGGGAAGATTGGATAGAAAGAACTGGAGAATTACCCCCTAATTACGGGGTAATTCCCTCCATTCCTTTTTTGCCTGATCCACTGATCATTGGTGAAGGCAAAGAAAATGAGAAGGTTACTACCATGGCTCAATGGGAGTCTCAGCGGGAGTATTTCAAGGAACAGGTTAAACACATCCTTTCAGGGACTTTCCCTGATCCTCCCACCAATTTGAAAGCTGAGATCTTGTCTGAAAGGACAGATAATGGGGTTAGGATTCAGATGATTGAACTCAGGTTTGGAGAAAACCACAAGGCCAAATTGACCTTGGAAGTGTTTACCCCACCTGGCGAAGGACCATTTCCAGTATTTATGACCCAGTGGAACCACAGAGGATGGGCACAGATAGCCGTAAGGAGAGGTTATATGGGGCTGATTTATGCCGGGGCAGATGCGAAAGACGATACCCGGGAATACCTGGAACTCTACCCTGATTATGATTGGTCTACTTTAATGGCCAGAGCCTGGGGTGCTCATAGGGCGGTGGATTATTTGTATACCTTGGATGAGGTGGATAAATCCAAAATAGCCATAGCCGGTCATTCCAGAAATGGAAAACAATCCTTGTTTGCCGCCGCTTTTGATGAGCGTATTACGGCTACTATTACAAGTAGTGGAGGAACAGGAGGAGAATTCCCTTACCGATATACCGATGAAAGGCATTCCAATGAATCCATTGATTACCTGGTTTCCAGAAGAACCCATTGGTTGCATCCCCGCATACGGTTTTTTTCAGGAAGAGAGCATAAAATGCCCATCGATCAAAATTCCTTAATGGCTTTGATTGCTCCAAATGCTTTGATGTTGAGCTCTTCCATCCGAGAAGGAGGTGGAGGAGATCCTTGGGCCATTGAGCAGATTTATACTTCACTTACCAAAGTTTATGACTTTTTGGATGCTCCAGAAAAATTGGGCATACGGCTGAGAGATGGGGAGCATGCTGTTTCAGAAAGGGATTTAGAAGCCTTTATGGACTGGCTTGACATACAGTTTGGCAGAAAGAATTTCCCATGGGACAATCACCTGAGTTACAATTATAGCTTTAAAAAATGGAAGAAAGAAAGTGGAGAATCCATTGATCTTAGCAAGTTTCCTATCCAACCGGCCCAAAATATTCCTGTCAATGGATCCCATTTGGAAAAGACCCAAGAAAAAATAAAACAGGACCTTACCTGGCTGTTGGGTGATGAACCTGCAGGTTTACCTGCCAGTGACATTGAGACGCTAAGCCATAAGGAGGATTATGTCAGCAGTTTTATGCCTCGGCCCAGGGTGAAAAATGGCAAAAAACTTAACATTACGCCCTACAATGCCATGGGGGATTATTTGTATGGATCCCTATATTTCCCTACGGATGAAACTGGAGAAAGAATAACAGCGGCCAATGGTAAAATGCCTGTGCTTATATTTTTGCACAAATACACCAATACGGGCTATGATTCGGAGTTAAATGCATTGATTGATGAGCTGTTGGCCAAAGGGATAGCCGTTTTGACTTATGATATGATCGGCTATGGGGCCAGGATAGAAGAAGGTACTTTGTTTTACCAGAGATATCCCCATTGGTCCAAGATGGGCAAGATGGTCATCGATGCCAGAGCGGCGGTGGACGCATTGGAAAGTTTGGACTTTATAGATAACGATAAGATCTTTGTTGGAGGCTATGCTTTGGGGGGGACAGTAGGCTTGATCACGGCTGCACTAGAACCTAAAATAGCAGGGCTTGCTTTGTCCAGCGCTTTTACCCCTTTAAGAAATGCCTCTGGAGATGTGGAGGGATTAAAAGCCTTTTCCCATTTGTATGGGCTAATTCCAAGGTTAGGGTTTTTTGATGGTGAGGAAAACAGGATTCCTGTGGATTTTCCTGAAATGCTCGCCAATATCGCCCCAAGACCCCTAATGGTCATTTCTCCGGAGTTAGACAGGCATGCTGACCATGATAATGTCATTACTACCATGGAAGGTTTAAAGCAATTGTACCAAAAAATGGGAGTAGGCGATGCGCTGGAATGGCAAAGCCCCCATTCTTTTAACCATTTTACGGAAGCCCAACAAAAGGAAATGATCAAATGGTTGGTGCAGGAAGTAGCAAAGTAAATTATTAGGGCTTAAGTTTGAGAAAAAAATACAAATCAATCATGATAATTTTAAAAAGGTCTGTTTATGGTGGGGTCGGTTGTCCCTCCGGAGTCAATTTTAATAGAATGAAGCGAGTGACGCTACATTATCCATTGGTTTTTTTGATGGTGTTTTTGGGCTTGGTATTGGAAAGCAAGGGCCAATTCCAAAGCAAAACCTCAGACATAAGGTATATCGAACCGAATGAGGAAACCGGAACTTCGCTGGGAACGGTAGTGGGAGATGTTCCATTGGCTTTTACTGATCAAATTTTTCCTTTTGACGCTAACGGGAGCTTGGTAGGATCAAGTGATCTCAAAGTACAGCTTACTCAGGTGATTAAAAATTTGGAAGGAGCCTTGGAAGCAGCAGGTACTGATTTAA
Protein-coding sequences here:
- a CDS encoding alpha/beta fold hydrolase; amino-acid sequence: MGKEKYSIGFIFIMLCLCPLMAKAQEDKAVRQEYLRELILLQEKPSSHDSFVSLHDLTWEDWIERTGELPPNYGVIPSIPFLPDPLIIGEGKENEKVTTMAQWESQREYFKEQVKHILSGTFPDPPTNLKAEILSERTDNGVRIQMIELRFGENHKAKLTLEVFTPPGEGPFPVFMTQWNHRGWAQIAVRRGYMGLIYAGADAKDDTREYLELYPDYDWSTLMARAWGAHRAVDYLYTLDEVDKSKIAIAGHSRNGKQSLFAAAFDERITATITSSGGTGGEFPYRYTDERHSNESIDYLVSRRTHWLHPRIRFFSGREHKMPIDQNSLMALIAPNALMLSSSIREGGGGDPWAIEQIYTSLTKVYDFLDAPEKLGIRLRDGEHAVSERDLEAFMDWLDIQFGRKNFPWDNHLSYNYSFKKWKKESGESIDLSKFPIQPAQNIPVNGSHLEKTQEKIKQDLTWLLGDEPAGLPASDIETLSHKEDYVSSFMPRPRVKNGKKLNITPYNAMGDYLYGSLYFPTDETGERITAANGKMPVLIFLHKYTNTGYDSELNALIDELLAKGIAVLTYDMIGYGARIEEGTLFYQRYPHWSKMGKMVIDARAAVDALESLDFIDNDKIFVGGYALGGTVGLITAALEPKIAGLALSSAFTPLRNASGDVEGLKAFSHLYGLIPRLGFFDGEENRIPVDFPEMLANIAPRPLMVISPELDRHADHDNVITTMEGLKQLYQKMGVGDALEWQSPHSFNHFTEAQQKEMIKWLVQEVAK